From the genome of Nicotiana sylvestris chromosome 1, ASM39365v2, whole genome shotgun sequence:
ttctagTCATTAAGGCATTTCAGGGGATCATCTCGAGACCTCGAGGATGCGAGGCTGTGGTCGAGCTCCCTCCCTCGAGGTTTGTTGACACCCGGTCTAACGGCAATGTTGGCCGCATTCATGATGGGACTGGAGAGCCCCCTAGGCATGCAACTAGCACTGGCAGAGCCTGGTGccatctagttgtcccatcccccTACATTCGTAATTAATTCTTTTGTACTCTGTTGGGgtttcccctcttatataaaggggttCTTCGACATTTTGTAAACACTATGTTGCTCCAGCTCctccataagaaatatagaagaatattctctttgctctctcatacactctcttgatattattgctttcctttattgttttcatatttgttcatcatttactgcctatcattggctataaagagTCTCCATTGATTCTATTATAACTATTAGTCAAATAGCAACTGTCTTCGATAGCTCGTAATAGAGCTccgggatcgacctcgaggcccagaatTGACAAGCCTGAGGGCCCAAATAACTgacctatcggtttgattatagctttctccttaactttattttgtttctaaatctcatatacatagcatcaacttcttaacaaactagcataaaaatagatcacgtatttttagtgtcccatcaacaaatttaattgttattactattttcacgataaacagaCGCATCTATGATTGAGATATAAAAGATATCACTGTCTCCCTTAGGTTATGTGACTATGTGTTTATCCAAAACGTTTATAGTTTGATATGATTTTGAAGTGTATAGAATGTTTGGGTTTGATATTCCAATTTCGTTTAAGATAGATAAActttccctaagtgtgatccataTGCATTGTTCAAAAATAAAGATAGAATGCAACTGCAAAATAGGGTCGGATGGTGAGGGAAGTTACGTATAACCTTATGTTTCACTTTAGTTGTTCAAAGCAGAACAAGAAAATGTGATGCTAGTAGTATAGTAAATAAGTTTTGAGTTAATATAGTGAATTAGCAATTTCACTAGAGCTAGTATAGGTACAATTTGATTCAATTAGCCAGGTTCACTCTAGTGAGTGAATAAAAATTTGAAATACTGAACGTGTGTTAGAACCCAAAAAGTTTAAGTTGAAGCCAAAGTACAATGACAGCGACAGTGGAAGAATATAAAAAATCAGCTAGGCAGTAAGAGAGCCAACTACTGAATAATAGCCTTTAAGAATTATCGAAAAGGGGTCTCCCCAATTGACAGTATGACcagagttaaattattaagattgtgtAGGATAGTTGTGAATACATTAATTTACTGTTATGTAAGTTAtttggtttttcctagtaagagaGGTTGCATAGAAGTATGTTAGAAAATGAGTCATCATTCACATAAAGTGCAAAGAATTGTAGAAGATATGgaaagttatttggatcccaaCAAAAGAAAAGGATCAGCAAGTATAAGACCTTAAACTTTGGTCTAAGGGGGAGATGTGAAAATCATTAGTAAGTCCAGTTGGAAATTTTGAAACCCCCATAGTTATTATGGGATATGAAAATTATAAAAGTCTGCCCATTTATGTGTCACGAGAGTAGTGCCATTGCACGAGAATCTAATTTTTGAAGTACTGGTCAAAGACTTAGCTCACAATAATactataagtgttttcaggaagtgcttaagaagataatcaagtgtgggAAGTATAACTCGTGATTGGGGTAGATAAGATAACTTTGGTGAAAGAAGTTCACCGCATAGTCAAGCTAGGATTTCGACCTTCACACTACGAAAGTGGTGGAGTTGTTGTTTAGAGTAGGAATTGTTTCTCCTTAGTAGCCTAAGTAAGGAGAAACAGTTTGCTGATCCCTACTTGGTGTAGTTGAAAAGGGGATTCATAGGGATAAGGCAATGACTTTTGAATAAGGGGAGATGATAGTACTTTGAGGTAGCAAGCCTGATTGTGTGTCTAGACATAAATGGACTTAGAGGAGGATCATGTTAGAAGCCTataattccaggtattctatCCAGCCAGGTTCCTCTTTtatgtatcatgatcttaaagAGATTTATTAGTGGAATGACATGAAAAAAAAACTGTCGCTAAATTTGTGGCCAAGTGtccaaattgtcagcaagtaaaattTGAGCAGCAAAAAGCCCAGTATTTATCTCAGAGTACACATATTCTTTATTTGAGAAGGTAAATATGGACTTTATAATAGTATTATCTCACTCATTTTGAAAGCATGATTTGATTGGGAGATTATAGATTGACTTACCAAGTTAGTGCACTGCTTGCCAGTAAAGACCTCAGTTTCAGCAGAATATTATGCTAAGTTGTACATTCAAGAGATCGTAAATGCAAAGGACTCCGTTGTCCATCATTCTAGATTTTGGTGCTCAATAAAACAACAAACTTTTAAAACTCCTTTTAGAAAGGCTTAGGCACAAGAGTAAACCTCGGCACATTCTTTCATCTTCAAACATATGGTTACGCggagcgcactattcagacacATGTGGATATGTCCTTGATTTTAAAGGTATttgggatgatcacatacctCTCATTGAGTTTGCTAAAAATAACAATGAACATTGTAGTATCAAAATGTCACCCCACGAAGCTCTATATGGGAGAAGGTGTAGACCGCCAATTGGTTTCTTCGAAGTTGGCGAGGTAGAGTTGTTGATTCTAGATTTGGTCTATCAGGCTATGAAGAAAGtgaagttgattcaagagcattTGAAGACGACTCAGAGttgccaaaagtcctattcggatATGCATCATAGAGatttagagtttcaagttgatgattgggtgtttctaaaAGTTTTACCCATGGAAGGTGTTATATGATTTAGGAAGAAAGGAAAGCTCAGTCACAGATACATCGGGCCATATAGGATCCTATGAAGGATCAggcaagtagcttatgagttagagttTCCATCAAAATTAATGGTTATGCACCTagtatttcacgtgtcatgttataacattcaagtttctagtattcatatctcaTGTCACGACATTTATGTTTCCAATATTCAGATATCATGTTAGAACATTCATGtcagtttagtactcagatactcatgtcactCTAGTACTCAGATATTCATGTCAGCTTAGTACTCAGATATTCATGCTAGCTTAGTACTCAAATATTGATGTCAGTTCAGTGATCAAGTATTCACGTCAGTTCAATACTCAAATATTCGTGCCAGTTCTATATTCATATATCCACATTAGTTCATAATTCATGTATCCATAACAGACCAAGATTCCTGTATATGTTTAATGTTATGCGTATTACGATGCCCTATAAAGCTAGTGTTATGCTCTGTTAGCTTACAGGTATTTTGGAAAAATGTCGAAGGTATATTATAATCTCCACGTTTTTCAGTATCCAGTTAGCTCAGTGTTCAGCTTGTTCAGCAGCCATTTAGTTCAGTAGCTATTTAGTTCAATATCTCATCACATCAATAATTatgtattcattcagtttagtGCGGACGAGTTCATGACACTGCAGTGTTCACATGTATCCATCAGTCCCCTTTAAGGTATAGAGTAAGCCTTAGTTACAACcaggacaatcattcgaggatgaatgatccaaaggaggagataatgtaacaccccataAATCCCGATTAGTTGTGGATGCGTAAAATGAGTATTAATGTGACCTTTTAGACATGTGAAGTCCTATCTTAATGAGTATGGGTGGAAATCATTATGTTGGAATCAAGACCGATAGTGTGGTGCATAAAATTTAATAGAATCGACTAAGTTTATGAGAGGTACGTCTTATAGCCAGATAGTGCAAAGCCATAAAAACTCACAGCCATAGACAGTGCAAGGCACTGTCTAGGGCATTAACATGAGTGACCCTAAGGGCATCGAACTCCCCAGACTTTGATGCAAATATTGTCGTTATTTCAGTGAAGAAACTATTTTACCATCGCAACTTGCCCCCATTAAATCAAATGGGATCCAAAGTTCAATAGGAGGATGGTGTTTCAGCTCGATTTTACATTCCTTTCATACGTCACTCGGATAACAATTGTGGCACTATGTATTTTTTGAAATCATGCGACTGAACTCaaaatgaaactctaagctgcctacgtacctcgatgaagaggatcaagtcatatcgTAGTTTAGAATGGGTGGGCTTTTTTTGTGGGCCGTACACTATTTAGACTAATGTGGGCCAGGAGTGTAGGAACATGCAATTTAGGCTCATGCATCAAGGTGTGTTGCATCTTAAAGGATAATACTTCTTTAATAATTTGCCATTGATGGGGGCGATACTCATGTCATCTGCATCTAGTAGCTTGTAAGCCCCAATTGAGTAAGCATCTTGTACAACATATGGCCCAttccattttgaagtgaactttcGTACGGGTTTATGGGAGGTAATTATGGGTCTTTGTACGGCAaagacttgatctcctacttgaaaggatctttggcgaactcttttattgaaggcgcaaGATAGTCGAGGTTGacaacattcaagactctgttgagcttccaacctcttctcatcaagagcctccaactctactaatcgaagtcgagcattttcttcagaAGTGATCCCTTCATGAATCGCTAATTGTAATGAAGGTATTTGATGCTGGAGTGTCAAGATGGCTTCGACTACATAAACGAGTGCATAAGGGGTTGCTTGTGTTAGTGTGCGGTGAGTtgtcctatatgcccatagagcttcttccatacagTCATGCCAATCCCATTTAGATTTGGAGatgactttctttaacaagttgcatagagtcttgttgaatgcccagctagaccattggcggtAGCATTGTACATAGACGAGTTATGTTGCTTGAAGCaaaagagatcacaaatcttgttcatcaacctattatcaaatggctttccattatccgttatttTGTAATGAGGAATTCCAAAGCGATAGAttatgtttactcggatgaaacttgtaacattttccttctttacctcCTTAAGAGCAACAACATAAAATCCCCAAGCATCAAACGGCCAGGATGCAATAGTCGGGTGCAATACTTTaagaggttgatgaataaaattcgcatggaattgacaaaccttgcatcttcgagcatagtccaagcaatcttttaccatcattggccaataatatctcatcctttttatatggaagtggagctcTGGTCTAGAATGGTGTGACCCACATAAccagaatgtgcctcttgcaaagcCTAGAGTTCTTCTTCTTCCCCTAAGCACCGCAAGAGTACTCCCTAGAATTACCTTCTATATAGAGTATCTTTGTAGTAATAGAAGTGAGGTGCCCGACAACAgatttcagtccttctcctcagattttctggaagtatcccataacataagtagtcgataatgaGTTTCCCCCATTCTTCGTTCACAACTTCAGAAACAgcgacaagatgcttgagttcattttcttcaccttcagcctcatttggCGATGGTACTACCCATATTTTGCAGACAGTAACTTGCATTTGATTAGGCAGGGTTAACGATGAAGCTAGGGCAGCTAATGtatcagccttcttattttctttccttagcacatgctgaatagtcacatcaccgAGCCACCCTATTAATTTtttagcgtaatcatgatatgggcgcaGTTCAGGTTTCTTGACCCCATAAATACCTAGAAGCTGATTGACAACTTACTGAGAGTCGCCAAAGACTTGCACTTGTAACTGCTTCATTTTGACAGCCATTTCAAGCGCAAGTATTAGTGCTTGATACTCAGCAACGTTGTAAGAGCAGAGTTGCATCAACGCAAAAGAGTAGGGCAAATCTTCACCTTgagaagtgacaaatactacaccaGCACCAGCTCCTCCGCGAtgtgcagcaccatcaaagtacatcttccatggaggctAAACTTTAAACTTCAATGACCATTGCGTCCTTATCAGGTTGTTCGTCAGTTAGCTCCCAATCACCAGGTATAGGGTAATCTACCAAGAAGTCTACCAATACTTGTCCTTTTACAACATTTTGGgggatgtacaaaatctcgaatTGAATGGGAGGTAACATCTCTCTAGTCAATCACTAACAACAgattttgacatcacgaacttgatgggatttgctttagaaacaagacggacaacatgagcttgaaagtaatgctttaacttttgaattgagaagactagcgccaaacataACTTTTCAATTGACGAATAATTCATCTCgtttggtgtcatcatcctgctcaagtagtaaagggatttttctttcccttcactattttcttgggccaacaccGCTCCAACAGACATTTCTTGTGCTGAAATGTATAGTATCAGCGGCTTTGCAAGTATAGGGGCAGCCAAAattggaggcttcatcaagtaggatgTAATGTTCTCAAAGGCTCCATCAAGTACACGCTTGGTCCCATTTGAAAGGGACACCTTTATTTATAAGGCGActgaatggttggcacctcccagctaggtttgaGATGAATCTCCTAAGGTACACTAACCttccttgcagacttttcaatttTTGAATATCTCGAGGCTCAGGTATTTTCAAGATCACAtctactttggcttgatcaatttcaatCCCTCGGTGTCGAATAATGAAACCAAGCAACTTTTCGGAAGTAAATCCTAAGGCGCATTTGAATGGATTCATCataagttggtacctccggagcaaatcaaacaccattctcaagtctttcaagtggtctcccttctctcttgattttagCACCAAGTCTTCAATATAGCATTCAACATTCATGTGGAGAAGATCGtcaaaaatattctgcatagccctttggtaagtagcaccagtgttcttcaagccaaaaggcattaccatGTATCAATAAATACCATTGGGGGTGCGGAATGCAGTAAGTttttcatcttttggtgccatacAAATTTGGTTATAACCCAACGAGCCAtccatgaaagacattgcctcGTAACCAGTAGTAGCATTAATCATTAGCTCTAGAATAAGGAGCGGGAATTCATCTTTGGGACACGCATTGTTGAGATCCCTGAAGTCAGCGCTTACTCAAATCTGACCATTCTTCTTCCTTACgaggacaatacttgaaacccttgttgggtatttaacttcccgaataAATCCAGCTTCAATGTGTTTGTTAATTTCGGTTTTGATCAGgggaaccaagtccggcctaaaGCGCCTTTGAGCTTGCTTAACAAGACGAGCGCCATTCTTAACTGCAAGGTGATGGATTGCTACTTTAGGGTTCAAGCCAGTCATTTTTTGTAACTCTAAGTAGAGACATCCCTAAActctttgagtaactcaatataagtgctttCTTCATCAGCTTCAAGTAAaacacttaggtaggtgggtcttggttcttcaTTAGTGTCAAGGTTAACTTCTCTTAAGGCACAAATCATTGCCTTCACCTCTTCTTCAAGTTCTAGCGGAGCATCATTtgcgtcttcatcttcttgagggtccccatcgtTGAAGGATATATGATAAGATGATGAAACATCATCCAATTTATCTCCATCCTCCATTAGAGATAAAATACCATGCTTACCTTGTGCAGTAATAGGATACGAAGAACTCACACTTTTTTGTCTTCATTACGTTCTTTAGTGTAGACAGCAGTGTATGGCTTCACCTTCAGCACCTCATCACACGAAACCATGACTTTTGTTTGTTGCttcattctagaaggaaccaaactttggaaatccttggaGATCTTCTGAATTTTGTGCGAAGCGGGTGTTCTTGTATTTCAATAATTTCTCTGGAAGttattccccttctttaatggacccaatatctcaaatacagaagttctcacagttgattttccaagtcgatcaaagatAGAAGGCTTGTTAGAAGCGGTCGATTCATCTTCTACGGTGATATAATTGCCGCTCTCCTTTCTTATggagatgcgcactggtgacggttgcttgtatcccaaacctttACATGGTTGTCTCGTTGCAGCCTATGATGGTAGCTTCCCTATCTTTGATGGCTCATTAGGATTGTATCCAGCCTTTGCAAATAGTCTGTAAGCGTTAGGATCAAA
Proteins encoded in this window:
- the LOC138870206 gene encoding uncharacterized protein codes for the protein MEEALWAYRTTHRTLTQATPYALVYVVEAILTLQHQIPSLQLAIHEGITSEENARLRLVELEALDEKRLEAQQSLECCQPRLSCAFNKRVRQRSFQVGDQVFAVQRPIITSHKPVRKFTSKWNGPYVVQDAYSIGAYKLLDADDMSIAPINGKLLKKYYPLRCNTP